Genomic window (Bosea sp. (in: a-proteobacteria)):
TCAGCGGGATGACCTCGTCGACATGCGGGTAGGGGTAGACATAGTGCAGCCTGACCCACATCCCCATCTGGCCGAGCTCGCGGGAAAGCTCGAAGAAGCGGCTGCGGATCTCCCGGTCCTTCCACAGCGAGGGCGCGTATTTGATGTCGAGGCCATAGGCGCTGGTGTCCTGCGAGATCACCAGCAGTTCCTTGACGCCGGCCTTCGCCAGCTTCTCGGCCTCGCGCAGCACCTCGCCGATCGGCCGCGAGACGAGGTCGCCGCGCAGCTTCGGGATGATGCAGAAGGTGCAGCGGTTGTTGCAGCCCTCTGAAATCTTGAGATAGGCGTAGTGGCGCGGCGTCAGCTTGACGCCCTGGTCGGGCACGAGGTCGACGAAGGGGTCGTGCTGCGGCGGCACGGCCTGGTGCACGGCCGAGACGACGCTCTCATAGGCTTGCGGGCCGGTGATCGCGAGCACGTTCGGGAAGGCGTCGCGGATCTGCTCCGGCTCGGCGCCCATGCAGCCGGTGACGATGACCTTGCCGTTCTCAGCCATCGCCGAGCCGATCGCCTCGAGCGATTCCGCCTTGGCGCTATCGAGGAAGCCGCAGGTGTTGACGATGACGAGATCGGCGCCGGCATGGCTCTTGGAGAGCTCATAGCCCTCGGAGCGCAGCGAGGTGATGATCCGTTCGGAATCGACCAGCGCCTTGGGGCAGCCCAGCGAGACGAAGGAGATTTTCGGCGCGACGGCGTTCATCGGCTGGGCTTTGAGTTCCGGATTGTCGGGAAGCGCTTCCTTTGAACGGTTTCAGCCTGTTTGGCAATTCCGACGTCAGGCCGCGCCGCCGGTCGTGACCGGGCGCTCGGGATCCTGGGTCCATTCGGTCATCGAGCCGTCATAGAGCGCGACCTCGTCGCGGCCGAGGATCTCCGACAGCACGAACCAGTTCGCCGCGGCGGAATGGCCGGTGTTGCAGTAGGACACCACCGGCCCCTGCGGCACCATCGCGAACAGCGCCTCCAGCTCGCCGCGGGCCTTGAGCTTGCCGCCCTCGAAGGCGCCGGCATAGTCGCGCTGGATCGCGCCGGGGATATGGCCGGCGCGCGCCGCCTCGGCGGATTTCTCGCGGCCCTCGAAGAAGCTCGAGCCCCGCGCATCGAGGAGGCTCGCCTGCCGGCTGCGCAGGGCGACGAGGGTGGCGTCGGCCGTGCTGCGCAGATCCTGCTGCGCGACGACCGGATAGGCGGCGGCGCTCCTCGGCGGCGAGGGGCCGCGCGCGACCGGGCGCCCCGGATCGGCGGTCCAGCCCCTGAAGCCGCCGTCGAGGATCGCCTGCCGGCCGTGGCCGATGAACTTCAGCGTCCAGTAGACCCGCGCCGCCGCGGCGAAATCCGTGGCGGCGGTGCCGGCCGCGACGATGACGACGTCGCAACCCGGCGCGATGCCGAGCCTTCCCGCGAGCGCGGCGAGCCGGTCGAGCGGCGGCAGCATGCCCGGCGCATTGCCGATCCGCGCCCGCCAGCCATCCGTCGCATAGTCGGAATGGGCGGCGCCGGGGATGTGCCCGGCCTCGAAGGCGGCGCTTCCGCCATCGGCGGCGGTGCGGATGTCGAGGATGACGAGATCGTCCCCGCCGAGCCGTTCGGCCAGCGTCTCCGGCACGATCAGCCCTGCGAATTCAGCCTTGCTCATGCGGCGGCCTCCTCCTGCACCGTATCAATCACCTCCAGGCTGTAGCTCATCTCGGCGGTCGCCCCGAGCATGATCGAAGCCGAGCAGTATTTTTCCTTCGACAAGGTGACGGCGCGCTCCGCCTTGGCCCGCGACAGCCCCTTGCCGGTGATGCGGTAGGCGAGGTGGATCCTGGTGAACACCTTGGGGTCGGTCGCGGCGCGCTCGGCTTCGACCTCGACCTCGCAGCCGGTCACGTTTTCACGACCCTTCTTCAGCATGCCGACGACATCGAAGCTCGTGCAGCCGGCGAGCCCGATCAGCAGCATCTCCATCGGCCGGATGCCGATATTGCGCCCGCCATATTCGGGCGCGCCATCCATCATCACGGCATGCCCGCTGCCGGATTCGCCCATGAAGGCCATGCCTTCCACCCATTTCGCGCGCGCTTTCATCGCGGTCTCCTGTCGTCGTGATCGGTTCTGCGACAGGCATAGCCCGGTCCGTCCGGCGAGGCGAGGGGCGGTTCCTCAGGCGGCTGCGAACAGGTTGCCATGGGTGATGCGCAGCCTGATGCGCTCGCCGATCGCCGGGGCGACCTGGCTCGCGAGATCGACCTCGAGCCGCTTCTTCAGCCCTTCGACCGCGACTTCCGCCCGGCGCAGCGGCCCGTTGCGGCGCAAATGCGCGACCGTGCCGGGCAGCGCCAGCGGCATCTCGTCGACGATGCGCAGATGCTGCGGCCGGACATAGAGCGAGGCCGGCCCGCCCTGGTTCTGCGTCAGCCCGCCCAGCACCGGCCGGTCGCCGAAGAAGGCCTGGCTGCCGACGATCTCGACCGGCAGCTTGTTCGCCTCGCCGAGGAATTCGCAGACGAAGGGCGTCGCCGGATGGTCGTAGACGTCGTCGGCCGAGCCGACCTGCTCGATGCGCCCGTCATTGAGGATGGCGACGCGGTCGGCGAGCTCCAGCGCCTCCTCCTGGTCGTGGGTGACGAAGACGGTGGTGTGGCCGGTGCGTCCGTGCAGCTCCCTGAGCCAGGCGCGCAGGTCTTTGCGCACCTTGGCGTCGAGCGCGCCGAAAGGCTCGTCGAGCAGGAGCACGCTGGGCTCGATCGCGAGCGCGCGCGCCAGTGCGACGCGCTGGCGCTGGCCGCCGGAGAGCTGGCTCGGATAGCGCCTCTCCAGCCCCGGCAACTGGACGAGCTCCAGCAGGGCACCGACGCGCCTGCGGATCTCGTCGTCGCTCGGGCGCTCGCGGCGCGGCCGGGATTTCAGCCCGAAGGCGATGTTCTCGGCGACGTTCATCGTCTTGAACAGGGCATATTGCTGGAAGACGAAGCCGATGCGCCGCTCGCGCAGGGAAAGCTCGCGCGTATCGGTCTCGCCGAACAGCACGCGGCCGCGATCGGCCTGTTCCAGCCCGGCGATCAGGCGCAGGAGCGTGGTCTTGCCCGAGCCCGACGGGCCGAGCAGCGCGACGAGCTCGCCGGCCTGAATGTCGAGGCAGACGCCGCGCAGCGCCGGGAAGGTCTCGAAGCGCTTCTCGATGGTCTCGATGGTGACGGCGACCGACATGGCCCGGCTCCCGGGGTCAGTGGCGGCGGCTGGCGGCGATCGCATCGCCGTAGCGCCATTCCAGCAGGGTCTTGAGGATGAGGGTGACGAGGGCGAGCCCCGCCAGCAGCGAGGCCACCGCGAAGGCGGCCGCGCCCATATACTCGTTGTAGAGGATCTCGATATGCAGCGGCATGGTGTTGGTCAGGCCGCGGATCCTGCCCGAGACGACCGCGACCGCGCCGAACTCGCCCATCGCGCGGGCGTTGCAGAGCAGCACGCCGTAGAACAGGCTCCATTTCACGTTCGGCAGCGTCACGCGGAAGAACACCCGCCAGGGCGAGGCGCCGAGCGTCAGCGCCGCCTCCTCGTCGGCCGAGCCGAGCGACTGCATATGCGGGATCAGCTCGCGCGCCACGAAGGGGAAGGTGACGAAGATGGTGGCGAGGATCAGCCCCGGCAGCGCGAAGACGATCTTCATGTCGTTGGCCTGGAGCCAGGGGCCGAAATAGCCCTGCGCGCCGAAGAGCAGCACGAAGACGAGGCCCGAGATCACCGGCGAGACCGAGAAGGGCAGGTCGATCAGGCTGATCAGCAGGTCCTTGCCCCGGAACTCGAACCGGGCGACGGCCCAGGCCGCCGCGACGCCGACGACGATGTTGAACGGCACCGCGACGGCTGCGACGACGAGCGTCAGCCGGATCGCGGCCAGCGCGTCGGGCTCGGTGATCGCGGCGCGATAGGCCTCCCAGCCCTTGCTGCCTGCCTCGATGAAGACCGTCGCCAGCGGCAGGAGCAGGAACAGCATGAGGAAGGCGAGCGAGACGCCGATCAGCAGCGCCCGCACGACGGGGCTCTCGCCACGCGCGCGGGCGGCGCGGCCGGAGGGGAGCGCGGCGTCAGACATCGCCGAACCTCCTGCGGGCGTGGGCCTGGATCAGGTTGCCGGCGAGGATGAGCGCAAACGAGATCATCAGCATCATCGTCGCCACCACGGCCGCGCCGGCATAGTCGAACTGCTCGAGCCGGATCACGATCAGGAGCGGGGCGATCTCGGAGACCATCGGCACGTTGCCGGCGATGAAGATCACCGAGCCGTATTCGCCGACGGCCCGCGCGAAGGCGAGCACCGAGCCGGTCATCAGCGCCGGCACGAGCTGCGGCAGGATCACCCGGCGAAACGTCCTGAAGCGGCTGGCGCCGAGCAGCGCCGCGGCCTCCTCGACATCGCTCTGCAATTCCTCCAGCACCGGCTGGACGGTGCGCACGACGAAGGGCAGGCCGATGAAGATCAGCGCCACCATCACGCCGAGCGGCGTATAGGCGATCCGGCCGTCGAAGCCGAAGGAGAGATCGGTGAAGGGCACGGTGATGCGGAAGGCGAGCGGCGCGAGCAGCGAGCCGACCCAGCCGTTCGGCGCGTAGATCGCCGCGAGCGAGATGCCGGCGACCGCCGTGGGCAGCGCGAAGGGCAGATCGACGGCGGCATCGATCAGGCGCCGGCCGGGAAATTCGTAGCGCACCAGCACCCAGGCCAGGATCAGGCCGAACACGGCGTTGACCAGCGCCGCAAACAGCGCCGCCGTGAAGGAGAGCCTGAGCGCGGCGAGCGTGCGCGGCGAGGTCGCCACCGCCCAGATATCGGCAGGTCCGGCGCTGGCGGCCTTCAGGAACAGCGCCGCGAGCGGGATCAGCACGATCAGCGACAGTGCCGTCAGCGTGATGCCGAGCGAAAGCCCCAAGCCGGGCAGGATGCTCGGCTCGCGCCAGCGGAAAGGCGTCGTCGCCGCCGTCATCGGATCAGCGTGCCGGCTTGTAGAGCTGGTCGAAGCTGCCGCCATCGCCGAAATGGGTCGGCTGCGCCTGTTTCCAGCCGCCGAAGACGGCATCGATCGTCACGAGCTCCACCTGCGGAAAATTGGCGATGTCCTTGGGTTCGGCCGCTTCCGGGTTGCGCGGGCGATAGAAGTTCCTGGCGATGATCGCCTGCGCCTTCGGCGTATAGAGGAATTCGAGATAGGCCTGTGCCGCCTCGCGGGTCTTCCTGGCGTCGACATTGGCGTCGATCAGCGCGACCGGCGGCTCGGCCAGGATCGACAGGCTCGGCACCACGATCTCGAACTTGTCGGCGCCGAACTCCTTCAGCGCGAGGAAGGCTTCGTTCTCCCAGGACAGGAAGACGTCGCCGATGCCGCGCTGGGTGAAGGTCGTCGTCGCGCCACGCGCGCCGGTGTCGAGGATCGGGACATTGGCGAGGAGCTTGCCGATATAGTCGCGCACCTTCGCCTCGTCCTTGTCGAAAGCCTTCTCGGCATAGGCCCAGGCGGCGAGATAGTTCCAGCGCGCCCCGCCCGAGGTCTTCGGGTTCGGCGTGATGATCTGGACGCCGGGCTTCACCAGGTCGCCCCAATCCCGGATCGCCTTCGGGTTGCCCTTGCGGACGAGGAAGACGATCGTCGAGGTATAGGGCGCGGAATTATGCGGCAGGCGCGTCTGCCAGTCGAGTGGCAGCTTCTTCGAGCGCTCGGCGATGGCGTCGATGTCGCCGGCCAGCGCCAGCGTCACCACATCGGCGGCAAGCCCGTCGATCACGGTGCGCGCCTGGGCGCCCGAGCCGCCATGGGACTGGCGGACAGTGGTGATCTTGCGGTCGGGGTTCTTCGCGTTCCATTCGGCGAGGAAGGCCGCGTTGATCTCGCGGTAGAGCTCGCGGGTCGGGTCGTAGGAGACGTTGAGGAGCTCGCTCTGGGCACGGGCCGCGGCCGCCATGCCGAAGCCGAGGCCAAAGGCGCTAAGGACCAGTCCGGCCCGGATGAGGTGGCGAAACACAGGTCGCGTCATGGCGGGCCTCCGTTGGGTTCATCGCAAGGTTCGGTTCAGGCTTCGAATCGTTCTGGAAAACAAACGAAACCTAGGGGCTCCTCGGTCCCGTCTCAATCAGCCGGCGCAGCCCGCGTCTTCCAAATTTAAGCGCGTTAGGAGAAAACGCGTCTCCGGCGCTGGTCCTCGGCCGGGTTCTCGCTGGCGAGCGCCGGGCCGAAGGCACGGCCGATGAGGACGAGCACTGGCCCCTTCGCCGGCAGCTCGGCCAGCCGCTCCGGCAGGGTGGCGATGGTCGCGGCGACACGCGCCTCGCCGGGAAGGGTGGCGCAGAGCATGGCGACGGCCGGCGTCAGCGGGTCGAGCCCGGCGGCGATGGCGCATTCGCGGAAGCGGGGCAGGGTGGCGCGCGCCATGTAGATCACGGTCGAGGCTGCTGGATCGGCCATGGCGCGCCAGTCGAGATCCTCGGGTAATTCGCCCTTGCGTGAATGGCCGGTGACGAATTGCAGGCGCCGGGCATGGTCGCGATGGGTGAGCGACAGGCCAAGCGCGGCGGCAGCGCCCTGCGCCGCCGAGATGCCGGGCACGATCGAAATCGGGATGCCGGCGGCCCGGCAGGCGTCGATCTCCTCGCCGGCGCGTCCGAAGATGCCGGGATCGCCGCCCTTCAGCCGCACGACATGCTTGCCCTGGCCTGCGAGCGTCACGATCAGCGCGTTGATGTCGGCCTGCTTCACCGAGGGGCCGTAGCCGGTCTTGCCGACCAGCATGCGCCTGATCTCGCGCCGCGCCAGTTCGAGCACGCCGGGCGAGACGAGCTCGTCGTAGAGGATGATGTCGGCGCTCTCCAGGACGCGGATCGCCTTCAGCGTCAGGAGCTCCGGATCGCCCGGCCCGGCGCCGACCAGCGTGACGCGGCCCTTGCCGTCGGTGGTTGCGGGTTGTCTGTCGCTCATCGGGTCGTCGTCGTGGCTTTCTCGTCCGCCGGGATGATATCGGACCCGCGTCCGCGCGTCAGCTAGGGTGGGCGTGCCCGCATCCGCCCGGCCAGCCCGAGGCCCGTCACCGCCAGCGCGAACAGCACCCAGAGCGGATCGGCCCGGTTGAGCAGGAAGGATTCGAGCATCCCGACATAGGTCATGAAGACCACGATCATGGCGAAGAGATCGGCGAGCCGGCGGTTGCCCGCGACGCGGCAGGCGGCGAGGTAATCGAGGAGCGGCAGCCCCGTCAGCACGACGATCGTGACGACGGCGCCGGGGATGCCGAAGGCGAGCGCGGCGTCGAGATAGCTGTTATGGGCGGAGCCGATGCCGCGCACGTCCCAGCTCGCTTCGTAATTCTCCTCCAGGCCGGTCACGACCGGCGTCTGCCAGAAGCTGGCATAGCCGTAGCCGGACCAGGGCCGCTCGGCGATGCGGTTCAGGGCGAATCTCCAGATCTCGTCGCGGCCGGTGAAGGTCGGGTCGGGGATCAACACCTTGACCAGGCCGGAGAGCAGCGGCGACATCACCGAGCCGACCGTCAGCGCCGCGATCAGCCCGACAAGCCCGAGATGGACGAGAACCGCAAGCCCCGGCCGCCCGCTGATCCGGGCCAGCGCCACCACGCCCAGCGCGAGCGGCAGGAAGCCCATCGTCGTCTTGGAGCCGCTGTTGAGCACGAAGACGACGCACAGCGCGACGATCAGCGCCCCGCGCCAGCGCAGGCGGCTCTGCCAGCCATAGATCCCGATCATCGCCATGATGGAGAAGACCGGCGCGGCGAAGTTCTTGTGCGATAGATGCCCGCGCCAATCGCCGGCATGGACGCCCTCGGCCCCTTCCGCGCTGTGGACGACGAGATGCGGCGCCAGGAGCAGCATGGCGTAGATCAGCAGGACCAGCACGAGGCAGGCATTGACCGCGGCGGTGGCGAAGGCGCCTTCGTCGCGCGGCAGGAGCAGCACGCCGGCAACGACGATCATCACGATTCCCGTGAGCAGGAGCCCGCGCAGCGAGGCGGCCGGATCGAGCGCCTGCAGGGCCGAGAGCGCGGCGATGGTGAAGACGAGCCCCCAGCGGCCGAGCCCGAGCCGGGCCAGCACGTCGCGCCGCGTCAGGCAAAGCAGCGCCGCGAGGAAGACGAGGCCGAGCCCGAACCAGCCGATCTGGTTGACGATGTTGCCGGTCGATTCGACGGGCGCGGTCGCTTCCGGCGGGGCGGCGAAGGGCTGGAGCGACAGGATCAGCACGAACAGCCCGCAGCCGGCGAGGACGCCGCCGAAGGCGGCGGAGGGGGCGCTGTCGCCGATCGTCGGGCCGTGGACGCTGTCGCTCATGGATGTTTCGCGGCCGTCCTCGAAAAACCCGCCGATGACGGCGGGTCCCGGGACTCTAGGCCCGGAATCTTAAGGGCGTCTGACCGCCCGGGCGCTGCTGCGCGATTGACGATTCCGGCGCCGCTGCCCCATGAGAAGAGCGCAATCGAGGAGCGCATGCGCGATGAAAGCCGTCGTCTACGAAGCCTTCGGGCAGGCTCCCGCGCTGCGCATCCTGCCCGATCCGGCGCCGGAGCCGCACGGCGTCGTCATCAAGGTCGAGGCGACGGGCCTGTGCCGCAGCGACTGGCATGGCTGGGTCGGGCACGACCCCGACATCCGCCTGCCGCATGTGCCGGGCCATGAGCTCGCCGGGGTGATCGCGGCGGTCGGGCGCAGCGTCGTCCGCTTCCGCGAGGGCGACCGCGTCACCGTGCCCTTCGTCGCCGGCTGCGGCGCCTGTCCGCAATGCCATTCCGGCAACCAGCAGGTCTGTGACCACCAGTTCCAGCCCGGCTTCACCCATTGGGGCTCGTTCGCCGAATATGTCCGGATCGACCGGGCCGACCTCAACCTCGTGCGCCTGCCGGAGGAAATCGACTTTGCCACGGCCGCCAGCCTCGGCTGCCGCTTCGTCACCTCCTTCCGGGCGGTGGTCGACCAGGGCAGGGCCACGGCCGGGCAATGGGTCGCGGTGCATGGCTGCGGCGGCGTCGGCCTGTCGGCGATCATGATCGCCGCCGCGCTCGGGGCGAATGTCGTCGCGGTCGACATCTCCGACGACAAGCTGCGCCTCGCCCGCGCGGTCGGCGCTTCGGTCGCGATCAATGCCGCGACGGTGCCCGATGTCGTCGCGGCGGTGCGCGACGCAACCGGCGGCGGCGCCCATCTCTCGCTCGATGCGTTGGGCTCTCCCCAGACCTGCTTCAACTCGGTGGCGAATCTGCGCAAGCGCGGCCGGCATGTCCAGGTCGGGCTCCTGCTGGCGGAGCAGGCGACGCCGCCGATCCCGATGGCGCAGGTCATCGCCAACGAGCTCGAGATCCTCGGCAGCCGCGGCATGCAGGCACATCGCTATGGCGCGATGCTCGAGATGATCAGCGCCGGCAAGCTCACCCCGCAGCAGCTCGTCGGCCGGCGCATCACGCTTGCCGAATCGATCCCCGCGCTGATGGCGATGGATCGATTCGAGGGGACAGGGGTAACGATCGTCGACCGGTTCTGAGGGGGCGCCGGCCTACTCCGCCGCCTGCCGCGTCACCGCCTTGCCCTTTCTGATCGGCCGCCTCTCCAGCACCTCCTTCAGGAAGCGCGCGGTGTGGCCCTTGGCCGTGCGCACGATCTCTTCCGGCGTGCCCTGCGCCACCACCTCGCCGCCGCCGTCGCCGCCTTCGGGGCCCATGTCGATGATCCAGTCGGCTGTCTTGATCACCTCGAGATTGTGCTCGATCACCACCACCGAATTGCCCTGGTCGACCAGCTCGTGCAGCACCTCCATCAGCTTGGCGACGTCGTGGAAATGCAGGCCCGTGGTCGGCTCGTCGAGGATGTAGAGGGTGCGGCCGGTGGCGCGCTTCGACAGTTCCTTGGAGAGCTTGACGCGCTGCGCCTCGCCGCCCGACAGCGTCGTCGCCTGCTGTCCGACCTTGACGTAGTCCAGGCCGACGCGGGCCAGCGTCTCCATCTTGTCGCGGATCGAGGGCACCGCCTTGAACAGGCCCTTCGCCTCCTCGACCGACATGTCGAGCACGTCCGCGATCGACATGTCGCGGTATTTCACCTCCAGCGTCTCGCGGTCGTAGCGCTTGCCCTTGCAGACGTCGCAGGTGACGTAGACATCCGGCAGGAAGTGCATCTCGATCTTGATGACGCCGTCGCCCTGGCAGGCCTCGCAGCGCCCGCCCTTGACGTTGAAGGAGAA
Coding sequences:
- the rimO gene encoding 30S ribosomal protein S12 methylthiotransferase RimO, which codes for MNAVAPKISFVSLGCPKALVDSERIITSLRSEGYELSKSHAGADLVIVNTCGFLDSAKAESLEAIGSAMAENGKVIVTGCMGAEPEQIRDAFPNVLAITGPQAYESVVSAVHQAVPPQHDPFVDLVPDQGVKLTPRHYAYLKISEGCNNRCTFCIIPKLRGDLVSRPIGEVLREAEKLAKAGVKELLVISQDTSAYGLDIKYAPSLWKDREIRSRFFELSRELGQMGMWVRLHYVYPYPHVDEVIPLMQEGLVLPYLDIPFQHASPSVLKAMRRPAHQDRTLDRIRKWRGICPELAIRSTFIVGFPGETEDDVEILLDWLKEAKLERVGCFKYEPVKGAPANDLGLAPVPEAEKEARWHRFMKAQAEISARIVKGRVGKRIPVIIDEAGPSVAKGRSKWDAPEIDGNVYVASRRPLRPGDIVTVKVERADAYDLHGVAV
- a CDS encoding sulfurtransferase — encoded protein: MSKAEFAGLIVPETLAERLGGDDLVILDIRTAADGGSAAFEAGHIPGAAHSDYATDGWRARIGNAPGMLPPLDRLAALAGRLGIAPGCDVVIVAAGTAATDFAAAARVYWTLKFIGHGRQAILDGGFRGWTADPGRPVARGPSPPRSAAAYPVVAQQDLRSTADATLVALRSRQASLLDARGSSFFEGREKSAEAARAGHIPGAIQRDYAGAFEGGKLKARGELEALFAMVPQGPVVSYCNTGHSAAANWFVLSEILGRDEVALYDGSMTEWTQDPERPVTTGGAA
- a CDS encoding OsmC family protein → MKARAKWVEGMAFMGESGSGHAVMMDGAPEYGGRNIGIRPMEMLLIGLAGCTSFDVVGMLKKGRENVTGCEVEVEAERAATDPKVFTRIHLAYRITGKGLSRAKAERAVTLSKEKYCSASIMLGATAEMSYSLEVIDTVQEEAAA
- a CDS encoding sulfate/molybdate ABC transporter ATP-binding protein, whose translation is MSVAVTIETIEKRFETFPALRGVCLDIQAGELVALLGPSGSGKTTLLRLIAGLEQADRGRVLFGETDTRELSLRERRIGFVFQQYALFKTMNVAENIAFGLKSRPRRERPSDDEIRRRVGALLELVQLPGLERRYPSQLSGGQRQRVALARALAIEPSVLLLDEPFGALDAKVRKDLRAWLRELHGRTGHTTVFVTHDQEEALELADRVAILNDGRIEQVGSADDVYDHPATPFVCEFLGEANKLPVEIVGSQAFFGDRPVLGGLTQNQGGPASLYVRPQHLRIVDEMPLALPGTVAHLRRNGPLRRAEVAVEGLKKRLEVDLASQVAPAIGERIRLRITHGNLFAAA
- the cysW gene encoding sulfate ABC transporter permease subunit CysW, encoding MSDAALPSGRAARARGESPVVRALLIGVSLAFLMLFLLLPLATVFIEAGSKGWEAYRAAITEPDALAAIRLTLVVAAVAVPFNIVVGVAAAWAVARFEFRGKDLLISLIDLPFSVSPVISGLVFVLLFGAQGYFGPWLQANDMKIVFALPGLILATIFVTFPFVARELIPHMQSLGSADEEAALTLGASPWRVFFRVTLPNVKWSLFYGVLLCNARAMGEFGAVAVVSGRIRGLTNTMPLHIEILYNEYMGAAAFAVASLLAGLALVTLILKTLLEWRYGDAIAASRRH
- the cysT gene encoding sulfate ABC transporter permease subunit CysT, which gives rise to MTAATTPFRWREPSILPGLGLSLGITLTALSLIVLIPLAALFLKAASAGPADIWAVATSPRTLAALRLSFTAALFAALVNAVFGLILAWVLVRYEFPGRRLIDAAVDLPFALPTAVAGISLAAIYAPNGWVGSLLAPLAFRITVPFTDLSFGFDGRIAYTPLGVMVALIFIGLPFVVRTVQPVLEELQSDVEEAAALLGASRFRTFRRVILPQLVPALMTGSVLAFARAVGEYGSVIFIAGNVPMVSEIAPLLIVIRLEQFDYAGAAVVATMMLMISFALILAGNLIQAHARRRFGDV
- a CDS encoding sulfate ABC transporter substrate-binding protein, with translation MTRPVFRHLIRAGLVLSAFGLGFGMAAAARAQSELLNVSYDPTRELYREINAAFLAEWNAKNPDRKITTVRQSHGGSGAQARTVIDGLAADVVTLALAGDIDAIAERSKKLPLDWQTRLPHNSAPYTSTIVFLVRKGNPKAIRDWGDLVKPGVQIITPNPKTSGGARWNYLAAWAYAEKAFDKDEAKVRDYIGKLLANVPILDTGARGATTTFTQRGIGDVFLSWENEAFLALKEFGADKFEIVVPSLSILAEPPVALIDANVDARKTREAAQAYLEFLYTPKAQAIIARNFYRPRNPEAAEPKDIANFPQVELVTIDAVFGGWKQAQPTHFGDGGSFDQLYKPAR
- a CDS encoding O-antigen ligase, whose product is MSDSVHGPTIGDSAPSAAFGGVLAGCGLFVLILSLQPFAAPPEATAPVESTGNIVNQIGWFGLGLVFLAALLCLTRRDVLARLGLGRWGLVFTIAALSALQALDPAASLRGLLLTGIVMIVVAGVLLLPRDEGAFATAAVNACLVLVLLIYAMLLLAPHLVVHSAEGAEGVHAGDWRGHLSHKNFAAPVFSIMAMIGIYGWQSRLRWRGALIVALCVVFVLNSGSKTTMGFLPLALGVVALARISGRPGLAVLVHLGLVGLIAALTVGSVMSPLLSGLVKVLIPDPTFTGRDEIWRFALNRIAERPWSGYGYASFWQTPVVTGLEENYEASWDVRGIGSAHNSYLDAALAFGIPGAVVTIVVLTGLPLLDYLAACRVAGNRRLADLFAMIVVFMTYVGMLESFLLNRADPLWVLFALAVTGLGLAGRMRARPP
- a CDS encoding zinc-dependent alcohol dehydrogenase family protein, which gives rise to MKAVVYEAFGQAPALRILPDPAPEPHGVVIKVEATGLCRSDWHGWVGHDPDIRLPHVPGHELAGVIAAVGRSVVRFREGDRVTVPFVAGCGACPQCHSGNQQVCDHQFQPGFTHWGSFAEYVRIDRADLNLVRLPEEIDFATAASLGCRFVTSFRAVVDQGRATAGQWVAVHGCGGVGLSAIMIAAALGANVVAVDISDDKLRLARAVGASVAINAATVPDVVAAVRDATGGGAHLSLDALGSPQTCFNSVANLRKRGRHVQVGLLLAEQATPPIPMAQVIANELEILGSRGMQAHRYGAMLEMISAGKLTPQQLVGRRITLAESIPALMAMDRFEGTGVTIVDRF